In Prunus dulcis chromosome 1, ALMONDv2, whole genome shotgun sequence, the following are encoded in one genomic region:
- the LOC117615658 gene encoding gamma-glutamyl peptidase 5-like, giving the protein MKVEKQARYALLLAARDSEYVKNVYGGYFNVFVAAFGAEGERWDLYRVVEGEFPEMSELENYDGFVISGSPYDAYGNDHWIIKLCFLLQSLDAMEKKVLGICFGHQVLCKALGGKVGKAYTGWDIGMRKVKIVKDLSPFSFFDGLDEIPPALSIIECHQDEVWEVPLGAEVIGYSNKTGVEMFTIGGHILGIQGHPEYSKDILYNLIDRLLNNNCIEKGFAENARSALQLAEPDRKNWEKICKIFLKGR; this is encoded by the exons ATGAAGGTTGAAAAACAGGCTAGATATGCACTTCTGCTGGCAGCAAGAGACTCTGAGTATGTGAAGAACGTGTATGGCGGCTACTTCAATGTGTTTGTTGCAGCTTTTGGTGCAGAAGGAGAGAGGTGGGATTTGTACAGAGTTGTAGAGGGAGAGTTTCCTGAGATGAGTGAGCTTGAAAACTATGATGGCTTTGTGATCAGTGGCAGCCCTTATGATGCTTATGGCAATGACCACTGGATCATCAAACTTTGCTTTCTCTTGCAATCTTTGGATGCCATGGAGAAGAAAGTCCTCGGCATTTGCTTTGGTCACCAG GTTTTGTGCAAAGCACTGGGAGGAAAGGTTGGGAAGGCTTATACAGGGTGGGATATTGGGATGAGGAAAGTAAAGATAGTGAAGGACTTGTCGCCATTCAGCTTCTTCGACGGATTGGATGAAATCCCACCTGCGCTTTCGATCATCGAGTGCCATCAAGATGAGGTCTGGGAAGTTCCTTTGGGTGCTGAAGTGATCGGATACTCCAACAAGACTGGGGTCGAAATGTTCACCATTGGAGGCCATATTCTTGGCATTCAAGGCCATCCTGAGTACTCCAAGGACATCCTTTATAATCTCATCGACCGCCTTCTCAACAACAACTGCATAGAGAAAGGTTTCGCTGAAAACGCAAGGTCTGCACTGCAATTGGCTGAACCAGACAGGAAGAACTGGGAGAAGATCTGCAAGATTTTTCTCAAGGGAAGATAG
- the LOC117621214 gene encoding histone-lysine N-methyltransferase ASHR3 isoform X1: MPDLGNLSLSASLTLTTSPNFKLLTDSPEQSLVKTLGLDCDWDQRLRFATLHNAEVSTGAAIRVFRRSRPLVDRSKKISSGKSLEDNVREWVSNRVELGIPESRCSLPFLYGAKKLVECLVCHYYVYPGEEVVCSVRGCQGVYHGKCVKERLRISNMKKFKCQQHACFICRQRVDWRCMRCPIASHDKCAAWPDEVIYLKDRPGKAVCWRHPTDWRQDRKHVVSTSSIEEVFCRLPLPYTDEEFKIDLTWKDTDIKLEPPPYVHIRRNIYLVKKKRDGSDDDVGCTCRTSICSEDCVCRGQCISCSKACHCSENCSNRPFRKERKIKIVKTEHCGWGAEAAESIKKGDFIIEYIGEVIDDALCERRLWDMKYKEVQNFYMCEIRKDFTIDATFKGNPSRFLNHGCDPNCVLEKWQVEGETRVGVFAARSIEVGEALTYDYRFVQFGPEVKCHCGAPNCQGYLGSKRKINKVELCWGSKRKRTSTACIAIITQ, encoded by the exons ATGCCGGACCTCggaaacctctctctctcagcttcTCTAACCCTCACGACCTCCCCTAACTTCAAATTGCTCACTGATTCCCCCGAACAGAGCTTGGTCAAAACCCTAGGCCTTGACTGCGATTGGGACCAGAGGTTGAGGTTCGCGACTCTGCACAATGCCGAGGTCAGCACTGGCGCTGCAATCAGGGTTTTCCGGCGGAGCCGGCCATTGGTGGACAGGTCGAAGAAGATCTCCAGCGGCAAGAGTTTGGAGGACAATGTGCGCGAATGGGTTTCCAACAGAGTGGAATTGGGCATTCCTGAGTCGCGGTGCTCGTTGCCGTTTCTTTACGGCGCAAAGAAATTG gTTGAATGTCTTGTTTGCCATTATTATGTCTACCCTGGGGAGGAGGTCGTATGCTCTGTTCGTGGTTGTCAAGGAGTGTATCATGGGAAATGTGTGAAGGAAAGGCTTCGAATctctaatatgaaaaagttCAAGTGTCAGCAACAT GCATGCTTCATTTGCAGACAGAGGGTAGATTGGCGGTGTATGCGATGCCCTATAGCGTCACATGATAAATGTGCAGCTTGGCCGGATGAAGTTATTTACTTGAAAGACCGGCCAGGGAAGGCTGTTTGTTGGAGGCATCCTACAGATTGGCGGCAAGATAGGAAG CATGTGGTTTCGACAAGCAGTATAGAG GAGGTATTCTGTCGCTTGCCTCTGCCTTACACTGATGAGGAGTTCAAGATTGACTTGACTTGGAAAGATACGGATATTAAATTAGAGCCACCTCCATATGTGCACATCAGGCGTA ATATTTACCTAGTCAAGAAGAAGCGTGATGGcagtgatgatgatgttggatGCACATGTCGCACTTCCATATGCTCTGAGGATTGTGTTTGCAG GGGTCAATGCATAAGCTGCTCAAAGGCTTGCCATTGCTCAGAAAATTGCTCAAACCGACCGTTTCGCAAGGAGAGGAAGATCAAAATCGTAAAG ACTGAACACTGTGGTTGGGGAGCAGAGGCAGCTGAATCCATTAAGAAAGGCGATTTTATAATTGAGTACATCGGGGAAG TTATTGATGATGCTTTGTGCGAACGAAGGCTTTGGGACATGAAGTACAAAGAGGTGCAGAATTTCTATATGTGTGAAATTCGAAAAGACTTTACAATTGATGCAACTTTCAAAGGAAATCCATCTCGATTTTTGAACCATGGCTGTGATCCCAACTGTGTCCTTGAAAAGTG GCAAGTTGAGGGTGAAACACGGGTGGGTGTGTTTGCTGCAAGATCAATAGAAGTTGGAGAGGCATTAACATACGATTACAG ATTCGTGCAATTCGGACCCGAGGTGAAGTGCCATTGTGGTGCTCCAAATTGTCAAGGCTACCTTGGAAGCAAGAGAAAGATTAATAAGGTGGAACTTTGCTGGGGTTCAAAACGCAAAAGAACATCAACTGCTTGCATAGCTATCATTACTCAATGA
- the LOC117621214 gene encoding histone-lysine N-methyltransferase ASHR3 isoform X2: MPDLGNLSLSASLTLTTSPNFKLLTDSPEQSLVKTLGLDCDWDQRLRFATLHNAEVSTGAAIRVFRRSRPLVDRSKKISSGKSLEDNVREWVSNRVELGIPESRCSLPFLYGAKKLVECLVCHYYVYPGEEVVCSVRGCQGVYHGKCVKERLRISNMKKFKCQQHACFICRQRVDWRCMRCPIASHDKCAAWPDEVIYLKDRPGKAVCWRHPTDWRQDRKHVVSTSSIEVFCRLPLPYTDEEFKIDLTWKDTDIKLEPPPYVHIRRNIYLVKKKRDGSDDDVGCTCRTSICSEDCVCRGQCISCSKACHCSENCSNRPFRKERKIKIVKTEHCGWGAEAAESIKKGDFIIEYIGEVIDDALCERRLWDMKYKEVQNFYMCEIRKDFTIDATFKGNPSRFLNHGCDPNCVLEKWQVEGETRVGVFAARSIEVGEALTYDYRFVQFGPEVKCHCGAPNCQGYLGSKRKINKVELCWGSKRKRTSTACIAIITQ, encoded by the exons ATGCCGGACCTCggaaacctctctctctcagcttcTCTAACCCTCACGACCTCCCCTAACTTCAAATTGCTCACTGATTCCCCCGAACAGAGCTTGGTCAAAACCCTAGGCCTTGACTGCGATTGGGACCAGAGGTTGAGGTTCGCGACTCTGCACAATGCCGAGGTCAGCACTGGCGCTGCAATCAGGGTTTTCCGGCGGAGCCGGCCATTGGTGGACAGGTCGAAGAAGATCTCCAGCGGCAAGAGTTTGGAGGACAATGTGCGCGAATGGGTTTCCAACAGAGTGGAATTGGGCATTCCTGAGTCGCGGTGCTCGTTGCCGTTTCTTTACGGCGCAAAGAAATTG gTTGAATGTCTTGTTTGCCATTATTATGTCTACCCTGGGGAGGAGGTCGTATGCTCTGTTCGTGGTTGTCAAGGAGTGTATCATGGGAAATGTGTGAAGGAAAGGCTTCGAATctctaatatgaaaaagttCAAGTGTCAGCAACAT GCATGCTTCATTTGCAGACAGAGGGTAGATTGGCGGTGTATGCGATGCCCTATAGCGTCACATGATAAATGTGCAGCTTGGCCGGATGAAGTTATTTACTTGAAAGACCGGCCAGGGAAGGCTGTTTGTTGGAGGCATCCTACAGATTGGCGGCAAGATAGGAAG CATGTGGTTTCGACAAGCAGTATAGAG GTATTCTGTCGCTTGCCTCTGCCTTACACTGATGAGGAGTTCAAGATTGACTTGACTTGGAAAGATACGGATATTAAATTAGAGCCACCTCCATATGTGCACATCAGGCGTA ATATTTACCTAGTCAAGAAGAAGCGTGATGGcagtgatgatgatgttggatGCACATGTCGCACTTCCATATGCTCTGAGGATTGTGTTTGCAG GGGTCAATGCATAAGCTGCTCAAAGGCTTGCCATTGCTCAGAAAATTGCTCAAACCGACCGTTTCGCAAGGAGAGGAAGATCAAAATCGTAAAG ACTGAACACTGTGGTTGGGGAGCAGAGGCAGCTGAATCCATTAAGAAAGGCGATTTTATAATTGAGTACATCGGGGAAG TTATTGATGATGCTTTGTGCGAACGAAGGCTTTGGGACATGAAGTACAAAGAGGTGCAGAATTTCTATATGTGTGAAATTCGAAAAGACTTTACAATTGATGCAACTTTCAAAGGAAATCCATCTCGATTTTTGAACCATGGCTGTGATCCCAACTGTGTCCTTGAAAAGTG GCAAGTTGAGGGTGAAACACGGGTGGGTGTGTTTGCTGCAAGATCAATAGAAGTTGGAGAGGCATTAACATACGATTACAG ATTCGTGCAATTCGGACCCGAGGTGAAGTGCCATTGTGGTGCTCCAAATTGTCAAGGCTACCTTGGAAGCAAGAGAAAGATTAATAAGGTGGAACTTTGCTGGGGTTCAAAACGCAAAAGAACATCAACTGCTTGCATAGCTATCATTACTCAATGA